One Streptomyces sp. B21-105 genomic region harbors:
- the nuoK gene encoding NADH-quinone oxidoreductase subunit NuoK: MNPVNYLYLAALLFTIGATGVLIRRNAIVVFMCIELMLNACNLAFVAFSRMHGNLDGQIIAFFTMVVAAAEVVVGLAIIVSLFRSRHSASVDDASLMKL; encoded by the coding sequence GTGAACCCCGTCAACTATCTCTATCTCGCGGCCCTGTTGTTCACGATCGGTGCCACGGGCGTGCTGATCAGGCGCAACGCGATCGTCGTCTTCATGTGCATCGAGCTGATGCTCAACGCCTGCAACCTCGCGTTCGTCGCCTTCTCCCGGATGCACGGCAACCTCGACGGCCAGATCATCGCCTTCTTCACGATGGTCGTCGCCGCCGCGGAAGTCGTGGTCGGACTCGCGATCATCGTGTCGCTGTTCCGTTCCCGCCACTCGGCCTCGGTCGACGACGCCAGCCTGATGAAGCTGTAA